Part of the Geobacter pickeringii genome, GTTCGGCCGACGGAGACTGCTTGGACCGCAGGAGGTATTTTGCCCGGGTCGAAACCGTGATTTTCCCCGCATCGGGAGTAAATTTGATGGCATTTCCAATGACATTCGAAAGCAGCTGCATCAACCGAACACTGTCTCCATTTATCAAGGGGATCGTCTCGTCCAATTCCAGGCCGATCTGCTGCTTGCGCATCGAAACGAAAAAACGAAGCTCATTGACGGAATCCGATACCAACTGATTGACGTTGACCTCATCCAAGCGCAGCTGGAGTCGCTTTTCGTCGATCATGGAGATGTCCACCATATCCTTGACAATGCCGTCAAGCCTTGCAGCGGCGTTGGCAATGTTCTGGATCATCTCCAGGATGTTGTGATCGACCTTGTCGGGAATATCGGACAGAATCAGTTCCGCATATCCCATGATGACCGTGAGGGGAGTTTTGAGCTCATGGGAGGCGATGCCGAGGAACGAGTCTTTCATCTTGTTGAGGCGCGCCAAGTCGGTGGCGCTTTTTTCAAGGTTGAAGAGAATCTCTCGTTCCCTCGTTACATCCCGAATGATGGCCTGAATGAGTTTTTCGCTCCCGATGGTAACGATATTGGCATGGATGAGGCCAACAACGTGTTCGCCCGTCGTACGCTGGAAATGTATTTCTTCAGCTACCGGCTTGCCCTTCCCTGCCTGCTGAAAAAAAGAATAGACTACCGGCGCGTTGAGTGCTCCGATATGGGTAAGCATTCGGCCAAGGGGGAACCCGACAATTTCATCGGAAGTATGTCCAAAAAACTCCTCCGCCATCTTGTTGACCATTTTGACGATCTCATTCTCATCAATAACGACAATGGCATCGCTTGCATCTTCAAGAAGCGACTTATAAAGTTCTTCCGATTTTTCGAGATCGAGACTCAAGGTTTCGAGCTTGAGGTATGAAGAGTGAAGGTCATTGTGAATATTCTCAAGCTCCTGATAATTGCGTCTGATCTCCTCTTCCCTGTTTCTGAGAGCCTCTGACATGACATTGACACTCTTTGCCAGTTCATCGAATTCGTAAACAGGTAGTGACTTGATTCTCTGTTCAAAATCCCCTTCTGAAATCTTCTTTACCCCGCTGAGCAGAGCAGAAATCGGTTGAACAATGCTTCTTTTGACAAATATGACCACCAGTGAGAAGGAAATGAGGAAAAAAAGCGCGAGAACCATCAGGGAGCGAAGGATGATACGGTCAACCTTTTGCCCTACCACATCATCGGAAAAACCGATATGAATGAGCGCGACCTGCTTGCCGTCAGGTGCTCGAACCGGTGTGACGGTGTCGTAGTACGCGTTCTCGTCGCCGATCAGATGAATGCTCTGGTCCAGTCGCGTGGTAAACGCCTTCTTAATTATGTCAAAGCGGAGTCTGCTGAGGGAGGCATCGTTGAAAAACAAGACATTGCCTTCGCTGTCGGTAATGACGCAGTAGGCAATCTCGGGGCTGGCCTGCACAAGTTCGCGACAACGCTCTGTCAATCCGGTGATTTCACGCACATCGAGGCCGAGCCCGACAACCTTTTCAATGCTCGCTTTGAGCGACGTGCCAAGGCTTTGCGATCTCAGGATAAGGGCCTGAACATAATCACGCCGAAACCCCACGATATCCATCCCCGAGTTTGCGGCAATGGTCAGGAACAGAATCGCAAAAGCGAGCAATATGATCCGTTTTTCAAGAGTATTCTTCATTAAAATAGTAAGAGGCAAGTGACCTTGGATATTTCTTCACTTTCACATAGTAGCACAACTGACGCAGCAGGCTCACGCATTAATTTGTTCGCCAGCATCGCCCGTGGGGCCTTATCGGAAGAGGGTTCAGCGTCGTGAAAAGAAGTTGACGTTGGGAGGGTAACTCTATATTATTGTCGCGTTTATAGCATAGCCATCAGGCTTGCACATACTTACTTTAACGGGAGGGATCAATGGCTCTAAGGGTTGCAATCAATGGTTTCGGAAGAATCGGGCGTTCCGTGCTCCGTGCAGTGTATAAGGAGAAAGGAATTGAGATCGTCGCCATTAACGACCTCACCGATGCCAAGACTCTGGCACATCTTCTCAAGTACGACTCTATCCATGGCATTTTCCCTGCCAAGGTTGAAGTCGGAACCAACGAGATTATTGTCAATGGCAAGGCCATCAAGATTATTGCCGAGCGCAACCCGGAACAACTCCCCTGGAAGAAAGAAAAAATTGATGTAGTTCTTGAGTCGACCGGCCTCTTCACTGCGCGGGAGAAGGCGGAACTGCACCTCAAGGCAGGCGCCAAGAAGGTTATTATTTCTGCCCCGGCCACCAATGAAGACATTACCATTGTCATGGGCGTTAACCACACCGCCTATGACTCGAAGAAACACAACATTATCTCCAACGCATCCTGCACTACCAACTGCCTCGCGCCGGTTGCCAAGATTCTGCACGAAACCTTCGGAATCGAGAAAGGTCTCGTGACCACCGTCCATTCTTATACTAACGACCAGCAGATTCTCGACCTCCCCCACAAAGACCTGCGCCGGGCACGCGCCGCAGCCATGTCGATGATTCCCACAACAACCGGTGCCGCCAAGGCAGTTTCACTGGTATTGCCCGAACTCAAAGGCAAGCTTGATGGCATGGCAATCAGGGTTCCGACCCCCAATGTCTCCGTGGTTGACCTTGTGGCTACTCTCAAAAAGAAGACAGATGCCGAAAAGGTAAACGCTGCCCTCAAAAAAGCATCCAAAGGCGCTCTCAAAGGAATTCTCGGATTCAGCGAAGACCCGCTCGTATCAATCGACTTCAATGGCAACAACCTCTCGTCCATCGTTGATGCGAGCTGCACCAAGGTACTCGACGGTAACATGGTCAAGGTCCTTTCCTGGTACGATAACGAGACCGGCTTCTCCTATCGCGTTGTCGACCTCCTGAAACTGATCGCAAAATAAGCCCATGCCAACAAAAAGAGGGGGGAGTAATCCCCCCTCTTTTTGCGTAACAGAGCACCCCCCAGCCCCCACCCCACATCAACCAATTGAGTCCATCTGCTTCAGGAGGAATCCAATGTCAATCCGGTACATTGATGAGATTACGGATCTTGCAGGGAAAAAAGTGTTTATAAGGGTCGACTTCAACGTCCCCCTCGACGAACACCAGAACATCACGGAAGATACGCGGATAAGGGCAGTTCTCCCTACTATCAACTATGCCCTCGATGCCGGTGCAAAGATCATTCTGGCGTCGCACCTGGGACGTCCGAAAGGTGAACGCAAACCGAAGTATTCAATGGCTCCCGCCGCAAAGCGCCTTTCGCGGCTACTGGGCAAAGAAGTCCAACTCGCACCGGACTGCCTCGGCGACGAAGTCAAGAAGATGATCGCTGCTCTCAATCCCGGCGACATCATAATGCTGGAAAATGTCCGGTTCTATGAAGGTGAAGAAAAGAACGACAGCGATTTTGCCAAGGCTCTTGCCAACGATTGCGACATATACATCAACGATGCCTTTGCCGTCTCCCATCGTGCCCATGCTTCCGTCGAAGCCATCACCAAATACTTTCCGGTAGTGGCAGCCGGCTTTC contains:
- a CDS encoding ATP-binding protein; translation: MKNTLEKRIILLAFAILFLTIAANSGMDIVGFRRDYVQALILRSQSLGTSLKASIEKVVGLGLDVREITGLTERCRELVQASPEIAYCVITDSEGNVLFFNDASLSRLRFDIIKKAFTTRLDQSIHLIGDENAYYDTVTPVRAPDGKQVALIHIGFSDDVVGQKVDRIILRSLMVLALFFLISFSLVVIFVKRSIVQPISALLSGVKKISEGDFEQRIKSLPVYEFDELAKSVNVMSEALRNREEEIRRNYQELENIHNDLHSSYLKLETLSLDLEKSEELYKSLLEDASDAIVVIDENEIVKMVNKMAEEFFGHTSDEIVGFPLGRMLTHIGALNAPVVYSFFQQAGKGKPVAEEIHFQRTTGEHVVGLIHANIVTIGSEKLIQAIIRDVTREREILFNLEKSATDLARLNKMKDSFLGIASHELKTPLTVIMGYAELILSDIPDKVDHNILEMIQNIANAAARLDGIVKDMVDISMIDEKRLQLRLDEVNVNQLVSDSVNELRFFVSMRKQQIGLELDETIPLINGDSVRLMQLLSNVIGNAIKFTPDAGKITVSTRAKYLLRSKQSPSAEPVQQVVNIGKDQHLYVEITVADTGIGIDIDDQLRIFDKFYEAGNIEEHSSGKVAFKARGAGLGLSIAKGIVEMHGGEVWVESPGYNPEYFPGSTFHIVLPLNPVTGDGTIDYLNLLK
- the gap gene encoding type I glyceraldehyde-3-phosphate dehydrogenase, whose product is MALRVAINGFGRIGRSVLRAVYKEKGIEIVAINDLTDAKTLAHLLKYDSIHGIFPAKVEVGTNEIIVNGKAIKIIAERNPEQLPWKKEKIDVVLESTGLFTAREKAELHLKAGAKKVIISAPATNEDITIVMGVNHTAYDSKKHNIISNASCTTNCLAPVAKILHETFGIEKGLVTTVHSYTNDQQILDLPHKDLRRARAAAMSMIPTTTGAAKAVSLVLPELKGKLDGMAIRVPTPNVSVVDLVATLKKKTDAEKVNAALKKASKGALKGILGFSEDPLVSIDFNGNNLSSIVDASCTKVLDGNMVKVLSWYDNETGFSYRVVDLLKLIAK